Proteins encoded by one window of Aphis gossypii isolate Hap1 chromosome X, ASM2018417v2, whole genome shotgun sequence:
- the LOC126552277 gene encoding uncharacterized protein LOC126552277 produces MSTIGFAGERFSLGFNTCRFSCFIKCVPIRTLFAIIITTCFPSQPIQLWNKYKDAICEDILHRLRIQTNNPDIQITDEIYNEELILIEDQCLTIANKLLIEVGMIAPNRSMHDAFNQELNRELQYNVDTLQEFVRNNVPLLNEQQKQVYKTLMQAVDNNTGGLFFLDAPGGTGKTFVISLILATIRSRCDIALALASSGIAATLLDGGRTAHSALKLPLNLNTIDTPTCNISRSSAMGKLLMQCKLIVWDECTMAHKKSLEALNFTLKDLRRNNNIFGGLMILLAGDFRQTLPVVPRGTPADELNACLKASPLWNNVKTLSLTANMRVQLQNDQSAAQFSKQLLDLGNGKVPVDATSGLITLTNDFCRFVDTQLVLIENVFPNISENYKNYAWLSQRAILAAKNNDVHALNFTIQSKIAGDLVTYKSVDSITNPDDVVNYPTEFLNSLEIPGFAPHNLQLKVGTVILILRNLNPPRLCNGTRLSVKRLMPNLIEATIINGKYAGENVCILSNTNDSD; encoded by the coding sequence ATGTCAACTATTGGGTTTGCTGGAGAACGATTCTCATTGGGATTTAACACTTGCAGATTCAGTTGTTTCATCAAATGCGTACCAATACGAACGCTGTTCGCAATTATCATCACCACATGTTTTCCTTCACAACCAATTCAGTTATGGAACAAATACAAAGACGCCATATGTGAAGATATCTTGCATCGCTTGCGTATTCAAACGAATAATCCTGACATCCAAATAACCGATGAAATCTACAATGAAGAATTGATTCTGATTGAGGATCAATGCTTGACTATTGCAAACAAGCTACTGATTGAAGTAGGAATGATTGCGCCAAATCGATCGATGCACGATGCATTCAACCAAGAATTAAATCGAGAGCTGCAATACAATGTTGATACATTGCAGGAATTCGTTAGAAATAATGTTCCGTTGCTGAATGAACAGCAAAAACAagtatacaaaacattaatgcAAGCGGTGGACAATAATACTGGTGGTCTATTCTTCCTGGATGCACCTGGAGGAACAGGGAAAACATTTGTCATTTCATTGATTTTGGCCACTATTCGATCAAGATGTGACATAGCTTTGGCGTTAGCATCATCTGGAATTGCGGCGACTCTTCTAGATGGCGGTCGTACTGCACATTCTGCGCTTAAGTTGCCACtcaatttaaacacaattgaTACTCCAACGTGCAATATTTCCCGATCCAGTGCAATGGGAAAATTGTTAATGCAATGCAAGCTCATTGTTTGGGATGAGTGCACAATGGCACATAAGAAATCACTTGAAGCACTTAACTTCACACTGAAGGATCTTCGGAGAAATAACAACATCTTTGGCGGCTTGATGATATTGTTGGCAGGCGATTTCAGGCAGACGTTGCCAGTAGTTCCCCGTGGAACGCCTGCAGATGAATTGAATGCTTGCCTAAAGGCATCACCTTTATGGAATAACGTAAAAACATTATCGCTAACCGCTAATATGAgagttcaacttcaaaatgatCAAAGTGCTGCACAATTTTCCAAACAATTGTTAGATCTTGGAAATGGAAAAGTCCCAGTTGATGCGACATCTGGATTAATTACTCTTACCAACGACTTTTGCCGATTTGTAGACACTCAATTGGttcttattgaaaatgttttcccAAACATTAGTGagaattataagaattatgcTTGGTTAAGTCAACGAGCAATTCTTGCAGCAAAGAATAATGATGTCCACGCACTGAATTTCACCATTCAATCAAAAATTGCTGGCGATTTGGTGACATACAAATCCGTTGATTCAATAACAAATCCCGATGATGTAGTAAATTATCCAACGGAGTTTTTGAACTCTCTGGAGATACCAGGATTTGCACCACATAACTTGCAACTGAAAGTTGGTACAGTTATTTTGATACTGCGTAATTTGAATCCACCTCGACTTTGCAACGGTACTCGACTTTCGGTAAAGAGACTTATGCCGAATTTAATTGAGGCAACCATTATTAACGGAAAGTACGCAggtgaaaatgtatgtattctcTCGAATACCAATGATTCCGACTGA